From a region of the Gavia stellata isolate bGavSte3 chromosome 32, bGavSte3.hap2, whole genome shotgun sequence genome:
- the FEM1A gene encoding protein fem-1 homolog A codes for MDLRTAVYNAARDGKLKLLQKLLGSRSREELEALTAGPGGGDGPGGGSTPLLIAARHGHLEVVEYLLDHCGARVEEGGSVNFDGETIEGAPPLWAASAAGHLGVVRSLLDHGASVNQTTLTNSTPLRAACFDGHLEIVRYLVGERGADLEVANRHGHTCLMISCYKGHREIARYLLEKGADVNRRSVKGNTALHDCAESGSLEILQLLLRSKARMEKDGYGMTPLLAASVTGHTNIVEYLIQGGLQQQEEEEAAVEALELLGATFVDKKRDLLGAHKYWRRAMELRCEGGQYLPKPEPRQLVLAYDYSREVSSLEELEALITDPDEMRMQALLIRERILGPSHPDTSYYIRYRGAVYADSGNFERCINLWKYALDMQQGNLEPLSPMTASSFLSFAELFSYVLQDRSKGTLATHLGFSDLMGVLSKGVREVERALVHGKDPVVDSAQFTKTLAIILHLVFLLEKVECTPEQEHQKRQTIYRLLKCSPRAKNGFTPLHMAVDKDTTTVGRYPVGKFPSLHVVNLLLECGADPDSRDYDNNTPLHVAARNNCPLIMSALMEAGAHMDATNAFKQTAYELLDEKLLTKSMMQPFNYITLQCLAARALDKHKIPYKGFIPEELEAFIELH; via the exons ATGGACCTGCGCACGGCTGTGTACAACGCGGCCCGCGATGGGaagctgaagctgctgcagaagctgctggGCAGCCGGAGccgggaggagctggaggcGCTGACGGCAGGGCCCGGCGGGGGCGACGGCCCCGGGGGAGGGAGCACCCCGCTGCTGATCGCCGCCCGGCACGGGCACCTGGAGGTGGTGGAGTACCTGCTGGATCACTGCGGAGCCCGCGTGGAGGAGGGAGGCTCTGTCAACTTCGATGGGGAGACCATCGAGGGGGCCCCGCCGCTCTGGGCGGCCTCGGCTGCCGGGCACCTGGGAGTGGTGCGCAGCCTCCTGGATCACGGCGCGTCAGTGAACCAGACCACGCTGACCAACTCCACGCCGCTGCGGGCTGCTTGCTTTGATGGGCACCTGGAGATTGTGCGCTACTTAGTTGGGGAGCGCGGGGCTGACCTGGAAGTAGCCAACCGTCACGGACACACCTGTTTGATGATTTCTTGCTACAAAGGGCACCGGGAAATTGCACGTTACTTGCTAGAGAAAGGGGCTGATGTCAACCGCCGGAGTGTGAAGGGGAATACGGCCCTGCATGACTGCGCTGAGTCCGGCAGCCTGGAGATCCTGCAGCTATTGCTCCGCTCCAAAGCCCGCATGGAGAAAGATGGCTATGGCATGACTCCGCTGCTAGCTGCCAGTGTCACCGGCCACACCAACATTGTGGAGTACCTCATCCAaggagggctgcagcagcaggaggaggaggaa GCTGCTGTGGAAGCACTGGAGTTGCTGGGTGCTACGTTTGTGGATAAGAAACGTGACCTTTTGGGAGCCCACAAGTACTGGCGAAGGGCGATGGAGCTTCGCTGTGAGGGAGGGCAATACCTGCCTAAACCTGAGCCCCGGCAGCTGGTGTTGGCCTACGACTATTCCCGGGAAGTGAGTTCGCTGGAGGAACTGGAAGCCTTGATTACTGATCCAGATGAGATGCGCATGCAGGCACTGCTGATTAGGGAGCGCATCTTGGGTCCTTCCCACCCAGACACTTCCTATTACATCCGTTACCGAGGAGCAGTCTATGCTGACTCTGGCAACTTCGAACGCTGCATTAACCTGTGGAAGTATGCTCTGGACATGCAGCAAGGCAACCTGGAGCCTCTCAGCCCGATGACTGCCAgcagtttcctttcctttgctgaGCTTTTCTCTTACGTGCTTCAGGACCGCTCCAAAGGCACTTTAGCTACCCACTTGGGCTTCTCTGACCTCATGGGAGTACTGAGCAAAGGGGTCCGGGAGGTGGAGAGGGCTCTTGTGCATGGCAAGGACCCTGTAGTTGACTCAGCGCAGTTCACCAAGACACTGGCCATTATCCTCCACCTGGTCTTCTTGCTGGAGAAGGTGGAGTGCACCCCGGAGCAGGAACACCAGAAGCGCCAGACTATCTACCGCCTGCTAAAGTGCAGCCCCCGGGCCAAGAATGGCTTCACTCCTTTGCATATGGCTGTGGACAAAGATACCACAACAGTGGGACGTTATCCTGTGGGCAAGTTCCCATCGCTCCACGTTGTGAACTTGCTTCTGGAGTGTGGGGCTGACCCAGATAGCCGTGACTATGACAACAACACCCCGCTGCATGTTGCTGCCCGCAACAACTGCCCGCTGATCATGAGTGCCCTGATGGAGGCTGGAGCCCATATGGACGCCACCAATGCCTTCAAGCAGACTGCTTATGAGCTGCTGGATGAGAAGCTGCTCACCAAGAGCATGATGCAGCCCTTCAATTACATCACCCTCCAGTGCCTTGCTGCTCGCGCCCTGGACAAGCACAAGATTCCCTACAAGGGTTTCATCCCCGAGGAGCTGGAAGCCTTCATTGAACTGCACTAG